From the Mustelus asterias chromosome 14, sMusAst1.hap1.1, whole genome shotgun sequence genome, one window contains:
- the tmem177 gene encoding transmembrane protein 177 — protein MANQFFRKLTIFASKHRIKLLAVSCGGLFVANAFCHVFPQRTYGKLYQAWSRGVPAQLSDKLQDTFQEVLKDAGVGSTQNYSAFAAFSFQPVSAGVPWLPAGAIVGIPANFNSSDDEGKGITNRIVMINGRDVKWDSEVGKALRESLTFSSDAQKFAIAREIMYLQSNSPFIHSLVGSACLAGTYLTGVAAKQALGLYSGPLLLRGFYNLAAATVGLVGYFLLSDAVSHWLDYRSDHQTATISKNYAEGGIEFYDKVLARNRTFRSLLGKKGVEMYATNGNLFPKHWFRLKHAPYTSRKEMIENTLRDCWM, from the coding sequence ATGGCAAATCAGTTTTTTAGGAAACTTACTATATTTGCCAGCAAGCATCGAATAAAGTTGCTGGCTGTTTCCTGTGGAGGGCTGTTTGTTGCCAATGCCTTCTGCCATGTTTTCCCTCAGCGGACATATGGAAAGCTGTACCAAGCTTGGTCGAGAGGGGTCCCCGCTCAACTTTCAGACAAGTTGCAAGACACTTTTCAGGAGGTGCTTAAAGATGCCGGAGTGGGCTCAACTCAGAATTACTCAGCGTTTGCTGCCTTCAGCTTTCAGCCAGTGAGTGCGGGCGTTCCTTGGTTGCCAGCTGGTGCCATCGTTGGCATCCCTGCCAATTTCAATAGCTCCGATGACGAAGGGAAGGGGATAACCAATCGAATTGTCATGATCAACGGCAGAGACGTCAAGTGGGACAGCGAGGTTGGAAAAGCCCTCCGAGAATCCCTCACCTTCTCATCTGATGCACAGAAGTTTGCCATTGCAAGAGAGATTATGTATTTGCAGAGTAACAGCCCTTTCATTCATTCACTGGTGGGATCAGCCTGTTTGGCAGGTACATATCTGACTGGAGTGGCAGCAAAACAAGCCCTTggtctttactctggccctttattATTACGTGGCTTTTATAATCTGGCTGCAGCAACAGTGGGACTTGTAGGTTATTTTCTTCTTTCTGATGCTGTTAGTCACTGGCTTGACTACAGATCAGACCACCAAACAGCTACAATATCAAAGAACTATGCAGAGGGAGGTATTGAGTTTTATGATAAAGTGCTTGCACGGAATAGAACGTTTCGTTCTTTACTGGGTAAAAAAGGAGTGGAAATGTATGCAACAAATGGAAACCTGTTCCCAAAGCATTGGTTCAGACTAAAACATGCTCCGTACACCTCCCGAAAAGAGATGATTGAAAATACCCTGAGAGATTGCTGGATGTAA
- the LOC144504003 gene encoding fibrinogen-like protein 1-like protein: MDFHNQFMAFTVILLSAQNFALAAEGSLTYKQLQVKVANADMVPPDQVNKIINMRDLLLKKAKFSRDCNELFEQGFNENGLYVIKPEPVAKMPPIVINCNMSYDCSGWTVLHRNTRQSEMTWNETWSAYKYGFGNIQGDHYIGNEYIHFLTTQKWYKARVIMDDEKRGQSYAEYDIFRLGNGMTHYRLHLGAYKGGAGDALAINENMVDNLPFSSRDEDRDGDVDNCASKYGGGWWYDSCSTRHPFAMLTQKENIHWTPFCNNCRHVVLMVKPINMFCRSEGMKE; the protein is encoded by the exons ATGGATTTCCACAATCAGTTCATGGCTTTCACAGTTATCCTGCTGTCTGCCCAGAATTTTGCTTTGGCAGCTGAGGGTTCACTGACATATAAACAACTGCAAGTTAAAGTAGCTAATGCTGATATGGTACCTCCAGACCAAGTGAACAAGATCATAAACATGAGAGATCTACTGCTGAAAAAAG CAAAATTCTCGAGAGATTGTAATGAACTCTTTGAACAAGGTTTCAATGAAAATGGCCTCTACGTGATCAAACCAGAACCAGTAGCCAAAATGCCCCCAATTGTGATCAACTGTAACATGAGCTATGACTGCAGTGGATGGACTGTTCTGCATCGGAACACCAGACAGAGCGAAATGACATGGAATGAGACGTGGTCTGCATACAAGTACGGGTTTGGGAACATTCAGGGTGACCACTATATTGGCAATGAATACATCCACTTCTTAACCACCCAGAAGTGGTATAAAGCAAGAGTGATTATGGATGATGAGAAACGTGGTCAGAGCTATGCAGAGTATGACATCTTCCGGTTAGGTAATGGCATGACACACTATAGGCTGCATCTTGGTGCCTACAAGGGTGGTGCTGGTGATGCATTGGCTATTAATGAAAACATGGTTGATAATTTGCCATTTAGCTCAAGAGATGAAGATAGAGATGGTGATGTAGATAACTGTGCTTCAAAGtatggtggtgggtggtggtatgactcctgctctaccAGACACCCTTTTGCCATGTTGACCCAAAAAGAGAACATTCACTGGACCCCTTTCTGCAACAACTGTAGGCATGTTGTTCTCATGGTCAAACCTATCAACATGTTTTGCCGCAGTGAAGGTATGAAAGAATAG